A stretch of Octopus sinensis unplaced genomic scaffold, ASM634580v1 Contig18731, whole genome shotgun sequence DNA encodes these proteins:
- the LOC115231545 gene encoding protein FAM200A-like, giving the protein MESVKCIDPDKEHNFEAIPLSRDTIQRRQFHIAEHLNLSLLQKLNSQTTLFSLAIDESNDICDSAQLIIFIRTLSFDFEIHEDFLSMKSLPGNVRGQDIFEIVKQCCLEFKLDMTCLRGICTDGAPAMLGKKQGFVARLTEYVSEEYNNKSVIGVHCIIHQQALCSQMKKFEDTLNEVKQIIIYIRNNALRHRQFRTILSGSEISAEDILYHAQVRWLSQGETACRVLDLRKEISNFYSSKQKECPLDKKIS; this is encoded by the coding sequence ATGGAATCAGTTAAATGCATTGATCCCGACAAGGAGCATAACTTTGAAGCAATTCCACTTTCACGTGACACAATTCAGCGCCGACAGTTTCATATTGCCGAGCATCTTAATCTATCACTCCTACAAAAATTAAATTCTCAAACTACGTTATTTTCACTTGCCATTGATGAGTCGAATGATATATGTGATTCTGCTCAGCTGATCATATTTATTCGTACTCTATCCTTCGATTTTGAAATACATGAGGATTTTCTATCCATGAAGTCACTACCTGGAAATGTACGGGGTcaagatatatttgaaatagttaAACAATGTTGTTTGGAATTCAAATTGGACATGACATGTCTAAGAGGAATATGTACAGATGGCGCACCAGCAATGTTGGGTAAAAAACAAGGATTTGTTGCTCGCCTAACTGAATATGTCTCAGAAGAGTATAACAATAAATCAGTTATTGGTGTACATTGTATTATTCACCAACAAGCACTTTGTTCACAAATGAAAAAATTTGAAGATACACTTAATGaagtaaaacaaattattatatatatccgaAACAATGCATTGAGACATAGACAGTTTCGTACAATTCTTTCCGGTAGTGAAATATCTGCTGAAGACATTTTATACCATGCACAAGTTCGATGGCTATCACAAGGTGAAACAGCATGTCGTGTGCTTGATTTACGAAAAGAAATATCAAACTTTTACTCATCAAAGCAAAAAGAGTGTCCTTTggataaaaaaatttcttaa